One stretch of Lacrimispora sphenoides DNA includes these proteins:
- the cbiQ gene encoding cobalt ECF transporter T component CbiQ yields the protein MIDTIDYYAYASRMRGWNPYLKAAVAVAALFICIAAHDAWVSGAVILSMGGITILVGGLSGRKYLAFLRIPLAFLVLGTAAVIMDISKAPYGRVLVSVRGYYLYLTEGGLELAFCLVLKAMASLSAMYMLVLSTPASEVICVFRRLHVPKIIVELMNMIYRFIFVMTDTQCRMRQAAESRLGYCDFKTSCWSFGSTAGNLFLVSLKKAGVYYDAMTARCYDGELLFLEEEKKVKGWQIGAAAGYFVFLVLVWRMAG from the coding sequence ATGATCGATACCATTGATTATTATGCCTATGCTTCCCGTATGAGGGGATGGAATCCATACCTTAAGGCGGCGGTGGCAGTGGCTGCGCTGTTTATTTGCATTGCAGCACATGATGCATGGGTATCCGGGGCGGTTATTTTATCCATGGGTGGGATTACCATTCTGGTGGGAGGTCTTTCCGGGAGGAAATACCTGGCGTTTTTAAGGATCCCGCTTGCATTTCTTGTTTTGGGGACGGCTGCCGTTATAATGGATATTTCTAAGGCGCCTTACGGACGGGTCCTGGTTTCGGTGCGTGGATATTATCTGTATCTGACGGAAGGTGGGCTGGAACTGGCTTTTTGTCTGGTTTTAAAGGCTATGGCCTCATTAAGTGCCATGTATATGCTGGTGCTTTCCACTCCGGCAAGCGAGGTGATCTGTGTGTTCCGAAGACTCCATGTTCCGAAGATTATTGTTGAACTGATGAATATGATTTACCGGTTTATCTTTGTGATGACGGATACTCAGTGCCGCATGAGGCAGGCGGCTGAGTCAAGGCTGGGATACTGCGACTTTAAGACCTCCTGTTGGTCATTTGGGAGTACGGCCGGCAATTTATTCTTGGTTTCCCTAAAAAAGGCCGGAGTTTATTATGACGCCATGACTGCACGGTGTTATGATGGGGAGCTTTTATTTCTGGAGGAGGAGAAAAAGGTGAAAGGCTGGCAGATCGGGGCTGCAGCCGGTTATTTTGTATTTCTGGTTCTGGTGTGGAGGATGGCAGGGTAG
- the yiaK gene encoding 3-dehydro-L-gulonate 2-dehydrogenase, with product MRVPYETMVREFKRVLVKKGFREERAEAAAVIFAQNSLAGVYSHGLNRFPRVVEYLEKGEINPDLEAVCELKMGAFERWNGLRGFGPLNAKLAMDRACELAKQYGIGIVALGNNNHWMRGGSYGFQAADQGCIGICWSNTCPNMPAWGGKDRKIGNNPIIFAVPRSDGRHVVIDCAVSQFSYGKLEEYKLKGQMLPVPGGYDTKGNLSTDPAEIEKSWRVLPMGYWKGSGISIALDLIGTVLTNGNSVHTIAGFGDEIGLSQVMIAIDPSKANSPELTDQIIADIIADIKSSEPAVENGEVLYPGEPEAIAMRDNMANGIPVAEEKWSQVLAM from the coding sequence ATGAGAGTTCCATATGAAACAATGGTAAGAGAGTTTAAAAGAGTGCTTGTAAAAAAAGGCTTTCGTGAAGAGAGAGCAGAGGCTGCGGCCGTAATTTTCGCGCAGAACAGCCTTGCGGGTGTTTATTCCCATGGGCTTAACCGCTTTCCCAGGGTGGTGGAATATCTGGAGAAAGGGGAGATAAATCCGGACCTGGAGGCTGTGTGCGAGCTTAAGATGGGAGCATTTGAACGCTGGAACGGCCTAAGGGGATTCGGCCCGCTGAATGCAAAGCTCGCCATGGACAGGGCCTGTGAACTGGCAAAGCAATATGGGATCGGTATCGTGGCTCTGGGCAACAACAACCATTGGATGCGCGGCGGAAGCTATGGGTTTCAGGCGGCGGACCAGGGCTGTATCGGCATCTGTTGGTCAAATACCTGTCCGAATATGCCGGCGTGGGGAGGAAAAGACCGGAAGATCGGCAACAATCCCATCATTTTTGCAGTTCCCAGAAGCGACGGCCGGCATGTTGTGATTGATTGTGCGGTCTCCCAGTTTTCTTATGGGAAGCTGGAAGAGTATAAGCTGAAGGGGCAAATGCTTCCGGTGCCGGGCGGCTATGACACTAAAGGAAATTTAAGCACTGATCCGGCCGAAATTGAGAAGAGCTGGCGGGTATTGCCTATGGGATACTGGAAAGGCAGCGGTATTTCTATTGCCCTTGATTTAATTGGGACGGTTCTGACCAATGGGAATTCCGTCCATACCATAGCTGGGTTTGGAGATGAGATAGGGCTTTCCCAGGTGATGATCGCCATAGACCCGTCAAAAGCGAACAGTCCGGAGCTTACGGATCAGATCATCGCTGATATCATCGCTGATATCAAGTCCTCTGAGCCGGCAGTGGAAAACGGTGAGGTGCTGTATCCGGGAGAACCGGAGGCGATCGCTATGAGGGATAACATGGCAAACGGAATACCGGTTGCAGAAGAAAAATGGAGCCAGGTGCTTGCGATGTAA
- a CDS encoding ABC-F family ATP-binding cassette domain-containing protein — protein sequence MISAHNVTLRLGKKALFEEVNIKFTEGNCYGMIGANGAGKSTFLKILSGELEPTNGDIVITPGQRLSFLKQDHFKYDGFQVLDTVIMGNVRLYEIMKEKDAIYMKEDFTDEDGIKAADLEGEFATMNGWEAESDAANLLNGLGIDTDLHYKYMSELNGAEKVKVLLAQALFGNPDILLLDEPTNHLDLDAIAWLEEFLINFENTVIVVSHDRYFLNKVCTHIADIDYSKIQLYAGNYDFWYESSQLMVKQMKEANRKKEEKIKELQEFIQRFSANASKSKQATSRKRALEKIELDDIKPSSRKYPYIDFRPAREIGNEVITVNNLSKTIDGVKILDNISFTLTREDKVALVGPNEMAKTILFKILAGEMEPDEGDYKWGLTTSQCYFPKDNTAEFANDDTIVDWLTQYSPEKEATYVRGFLGRMLFAGEDGVKKVRVLSGGEKVRCMLSKLMISGANVLMLDEPTDHLDMESITALNNGLVKFQGVLIFSSRDHQIVETTANRIMEIVNGQLIDKITTYDEYLASDEMARKRQVFTLTEEQVEENK from the coding sequence ATGATCAGTGCACATAACGTAACATTAAGACTCGGGAAAAAAGCATTGTTTGAAGAGGTGAACATTAAGTTTACTGAAGGCAACTGCTACGGGATGATTGGCGCCAATGGCGCGGGAAAGTCCACTTTCCTTAAAATACTTTCCGGTGAATTGGAGCCGACAAACGGCGATATCGTCATAACGCCGGGACAGAGACTTTCCTTCTTAAAACAGGACCACTTTAAATATGACGGCTTCCAGGTGCTTGACACCGTTATTATGGGAAATGTCAGGCTTTATGAGATCATGAAAGAAAAAGATGCCATCTACATGAAAGAAGATTTCACCGATGAAGACGGTATCAAGGCAGCGGACTTAGAAGGTGAATTCGCTACCATGAACGGCTGGGAGGCAGAATCCGATGCGGCAAACCTCTTAAACGGCCTGGGAATCGATACAGATCTTCACTACAAATATATGAGTGAATTAAATGGTGCTGAAAAGGTTAAGGTGCTTCTTGCCCAGGCTCTGTTCGGAAACCCGGACATCCTGCTTCTTGACGAGCCTACCAACCATTTGGATCTGGATGCCATTGCATGGCTTGAGGAATTCCTTATTAACTTTGAAAATACGGTAATCGTGGTTTCCCATGACCGTTACTTCTTAAATAAAGTCTGCACCCATATCGCAGACATTGATTACAGTAAAATCCAGCTTTATGCAGGTAACTACGACTTCTGGTATGAGTCCAGCCAGCTGATGGTAAAGCAGATGAAGGAAGCCAACCGGAAAAAGGAAGAAAAGATCAAGGAGCTGCAGGAATTTATCCAGCGTTTCTCCGCCAATGCTTCCAAATCCAAGCAGGCGACTTCCAGAAAGCGTGCGTTGGAGAAAATCGAACTGGATGACATCAAACCTTCCAGCCGTAAATATCCATACATTGATTTCCGTCCGGCTCGTGAAATCGGCAATGAGGTTATAACTGTTAATAATTTATCAAAGACCATTGACGGAGTAAAGATTTTAGACAATATCTCCTTTACCTTAACCCGTGAGGATAAGGTGGCTCTGGTGGGACCCAATGAGATGGCAAAGACCATTCTCTTCAAGATTCTTGCAGGGGAAATGGAGCCTGATGAGGGCGATTACAAATGGGGCCTTACCACCAGCCAGTGCTATTTCCCGAAGGACAACACAGCGGAGTTTGCTAACGATGATACCATCGTTGACTGGCTGACCCAGTATTCTCCGGAAAAGGAAGCCACTTATGTGCGCGGATTCCTTGGCCGTATGCTGTTTGCCGGAGAGGATGGCGTAAAAAAGGTACGGGTATTGTCCGGTGGAGAAAAGGTGCGCTGCATGCTTTCCAAGCTGATGATTTCCGGTGCTAACGTGCTGATGCTTGACGAGCCTACGGACCATTTGGATATGGAGTCTATCACGGCACTCAATAATGGTCTGGTAAAATTCCAGGGAGTTCTGATTTTCTCCTCCCGTGACCACCAGATCGTTGAGACAACGGCTAACCGTATTATGGAGATCGTAAACGGACAGCTGATCGATAAGATTACCACCTACGACGAGTATCTGGCGAGTGATGAAATGGCTCGTAAGAGACAGGTATTTACCTTGACCGAGGAACAGGTAGAAGAGAATAAATAG
- a CDS encoding energy-coupling factor ABC transporter permease: MSKKEKRVMKLVIAFALAFGIVPSAYGMHIMEGYLPVGYCIAWGAICVPFLAAGFFSIRKRLQENRKTITILAMSGAFIFVISSLKIPSVTGSCSHMTGTGLGALLFGPSAVSILGMIVLIFQAILLAHGGLTTLGANTFSMAIAGPFVSFGIYKLLKMLKVNKMVSIFLAAMIGDLFTYCVTAIQLALAYPSETGGVFASAVKFLGVFAPTQLPLAIIEGILTTVIIITLETYALPELKAVGFSKEVQ, from the coding sequence ATGAGTAAGAAAGAAAAAAGAGTCATGAAACTAGTCATTGCATTTGCTCTGGCCTTTGGAATTGTTCCAAGCGCCTATGGAATGCACATTATGGAGGGGTATTTACCGGTGGGATACTGTATCGCCTGGGGGGCCATTTGCGTGCCATTTCTGGCAGCGGGATTTTTCTCCATCAGGAAGAGGCTTCAGGAGAACAGGAAAACCATCACCATACTGGCCATGTCGGGAGCCTTTATTTTTGTCATATCATCTTTAAAGATCCCGTCTGTAACCGGAAGCTGTTCCCATATGACAGGAACCGGCCTTGGGGCACTTTTATTCGGGCCGTCCGCAGTCAGCATTCTGGGAATGATCGTGCTGATATTCCAGGCCATATTACTGGCACACGGCGGTCTTACGACGCTGGGCGCCAATACCTTTTCCATGGCAATTGCAGGACCGTTCGTGTCTTTTGGAATTTATAAATTATTAAAAATGCTGAAGGTAAATAAAATGGTCAGCATTTTCCTGGCAGCGATGATCGGTGACCTGTTTACATATTGTGTGACTGCCATTCAGCTTGCACTTGCTTATCCTTCGGAAACAGGCGGCGTATTTGCTTCTGCCGTTAAATTTTTAGGGGTATTTGCACCGACTCAGCTCCCCCTTGCAATTATTGAAGGAATCCTCACCACAGTGATCATCATCACCCTTGAAACATATGCCCTTCCGGAACTGAAGGCAGTTGGATTCTCAAAGGAGGTTCAGTAA
- a CDS encoding PTS transporter subunit EIIC, giving the protein MSKERQTAEQILVHVGGQENILNVEHCATRLRLVLKDGAKFNKKEIEQIDGVKGSFLASGQHQVILGTGFVNKVYAEFLEITKLDSANMMSKSEATAANMNVFQKASRLLGDVFFPIIPILVATGLFMGLRSFITNLGVELDPTFLALSQVLIDTAFAFLPALVTYSVMKRSGASPALGIVIGLMLVAPQLPNANQVASGKIEPIYLSLLNLNIPIIGYQGSVLPALILGVIAAKIEKGLRKIVPDVLDLIVTPFVTLFSSMVIGLIIIGPVMHIVEKGLVAAISFLMNIPFGIGGFIVGALQQAVVITGLHHTFKAFEIELLANTGANPFNALVCGAIVAQGAAGIAAALKTKNKKQKSLYLTSAVPAFLGITEPLIFGGNLPRLVPFVCGCIGGGFAGIFASVSGLAGTGMSITAIPGILLYLNGQLGKYLIACAIGFAVAFVLTYVFYKSEE; this is encoded by the coding sequence ATGAGTAAAGAAAGACAAACAGCTGAACAGATTCTGGTTCACGTTGGCGGTCAAGAGAATATTTTAAACGTAGAGCATTGCGCTACGAGATTAAGGCTTGTTCTTAAAGATGGAGCAAAGTTTAACAAGAAAGAAATAGAACAAATTGACGGAGTAAAAGGAAGCTTTCTGGCATCCGGGCAACACCAGGTTATTTTGGGGACGGGATTTGTGAACAAGGTATATGCAGAGTTCCTTGAGATCACAAAGCTGGACAGCGCGAACATGATGTCTAAATCAGAAGCTACGGCAGCAAATATGAATGTCTTTCAAAAGGCATCGAGGCTGCTGGGAGATGTATTTTTTCCTATCATACCGATCTTAGTTGCAACAGGTCTTTTCATGGGGCTGCGCAGCTTTATTACTAATCTTGGTGTGGAATTAGACCCTACATTCCTGGCCTTGTCCCAGGTATTGATCGATACTGCATTTGCATTTCTTCCGGCACTGGTGACGTATTCCGTCATGAAACGGTCCGGCGCTTCACCCGCACTGGGGATTGTAATCGGTCTTATGCTGGTGGCCCCGCAGCTTCCCAACGCGAATCAGGTGGCCAGCGGAAAAATTGAGCCTATCTATTTAAGCCTGCTGAACTTAAACATTCCGATCATAGGGTACCAGGGTTCCGTATTGCCGGCATTGATTCTGGGTGTGATTGCGGCCAAAATTGAAAAGGGCCTTCGAAAAATCGTACCGGATGTTCTGGATTTGATTGTTACTCCATTCGTTACACTTTTTTCCAGCATGGTCATAGGTTTAATTATCATAGGGCCTGTCATGCATATAGTCGAAAAGGGACTGGTTGCGGCCATTTCTTTCCTGATGAATATTCCGTTTGGAATAGGAGGGTTTATTGTTGGAGCACTGCAGCAGGCGGTGGTGATCACAGGACTCCATCATACATTTAAAGCATTTGAAATAGAGCTGCTTGCCAATACAGGTGCCAATCCATTTAATGCTCTGGTCTGCGGCGCAATCGTTGCTCAGGGGGCGGCAGGCATTGCGGCGGCACTTAAAACAAAGAACAAAAAACAGAAATCACTGTATCTTACATCTGCGGTGCCTGCATTTTTAGGAATTACAGAGCCGCTTATTTTCGGCGGGAATCTGCCAAGACTGGTGCCATTTGTCTGCGGCTGTATCGGTGGCGGTTTTGCCGGTATATTCGCTTCTGTTTCAGGGCTTGCAGGAACCGGAATGTCGATCACCGCAATACCCGGAATTTTATTGTATTTAAATGGGCAGCTTGGAAAATATCTAATTGCATGTGCCATTGGATTTGCAGTAGCATTTGTATTGACCTATGTGTTTTATAAGTCTGAAGAATAG
- a CDS encoding amino acid ABC transporter substrate-binding protein gives MKKGIIIAAVLGAVVLLGGCSGQKSEVTASASSDTTAATAKETGKETESGADTFTVGFDQDFPPMGFVGDNGEYTGFDLELAQEVSNRLGRKFVPQPIAWDAKDMELEAGNIDCIWNGFTITGREDGYTWTKPYMENSQVFVVGKDSGIKTLADLSGKIVEVQADSSAEKALQADGKLAETFGTLQTTPDYNTAFMDLEMGAVDAIAMDVIVAGYQIEQRKADFIILDEALAAEEYGVGFKKGNDALRDQVQEQLEAMAADGTLEKISEKWFGKDVTTVK, from the coding sequence ATGAAAAAAGGAATTATAATAGCAGCAGTGTTAGGAGCGGTAGTCCTGCTTGGCGGCTGTTCCGGGCAAAAGAGCGAAGTTACGGCTTCTGCGTCTTCCGATACCACTGCAGCAACAGCAAAAGAGACTGGAAAAGAAACAGAATCAGGCGCTGATACATTTACCGTTGGATTTGACCAGGATTTTCCGCCGATGGGTTTTGTCGGAGACAATGGAGAATATACTGGTTTTGACTTAGAACTGGCACAGGAGGTTTCAAACCGCCTTGGCAGGAAATTTGTTCCCCAGCCCATTGCCTGGGATGCCAAGGATATGGAGCTGGAGGCAGGAAATATTGACTGCATCTGGAATGGCTTTACCATTACAGGCCGTGAAGACGGCTATACCTGGACAAAGCCCTATATGGAGAACAGTCAGGTGTTTGTAGTGGGAAAGGACTCCGGTATTAAGACCTTAGCTGACTTATCAGGAAAGATCGTTGAGGTTCAAGCGGATTCCTCCGCGGAAAAGGCACTGCAGGCGGATGGAAAGCTGGCGGAAACCTTTGGAACCCTTCAGACAACACCGGATTACAATACCGCATTTATGGACCTGGAGATGGGAGCAGTGGATGCCATTGCAATGGATGTGATTGTGGCAGGATACCAGATCGAGCAGAGGAAGGCGGATTTTATTATACTGGATGAGGCCCTTGCTGCTGAAGAATACGGCGTTGGATTTAAGAAAGGCAATGACGCCTTAAGAGATCAGGTCCAGGAACAGTTAGAGGCTATGGCTGCTGACGGGACTCTTGAGAAGATCTCAGAAAAATGGTTTGGCAAGGATGTAACAACAGTTAAATAA
- a CDS encoding energy-coupling factor ABC transporter substrate-binding protein, producing MTSKNKTIVATLLILAFLIAAVPLFALKGAEFGGSDDAGSQMISEIQGTEYEPWFTPVMETFIDGELPGEVESLLFCIQTGIGVGVLAFFMGRFVERKKWQEKGKS from the coding sequence ATGACCAGTAAAAACAAAACGATCGTAGCAACTCTCCTGATTTTAGCTTTCCTGATTGCAGCGGTTCCCCTCTTTGCCTTAAAGGGAGCCGAATTCGGCGGTTCTGATGATGCAGGAAGCCAGATGATATCGGAGATCCAGGGAACGGAATATGAGCCATGGTTTACACCGGTAATGGAAACCTTCATCGACGGGGAACTTCCCGGAGAAGTGGAAAGCCTGCTTTTTTGCATCCAGACCGGTATCGGTGTAGGTGTTCTTGCCTTTTTCATGGGACGGTTTGTGGAACGGAAGAAGTGGCAGGAAAAAGGGAAATCATGA
- a CDS encoding amino acid ABC transporter ATP-binding protein — protein sequence MYLLEMNHVKKAFDGQGVLRDISLSVKEGEIVSIIGPSGSGKSTLLRCATMLEEMDGGELNYLGEKAAWNGPDGKAIYAKGERRKEIQKNYGLVFQNFHLFPHMTVLKNITDAPVHVQKRDKEEVFSEAMKLLKKMGLEDKAEAYPCQLSGGQCQRVAIARALALNPRILFFDEPTSALDPELTGEVLKVIKSLADMHITMVIVTHEMAFARDISDRIIFMADGVIVEEGTPEEVFSSSNERTQSFLGRYGEG from the coding sequence ATGTACTTACTGGAAATGAACCATGTAAAAAAAGCGTTTGATGGCCAGGGCGTGCTTCGGGATATTTCCCTGTCGGTAAAGGAGGGCGAGATCGTTTCCATCATCGGTCCATCCGGTTCAGGAAAATCCACCCTGCTTCGGTGCGCTACCATGCTGGAAGAGATGGATGGGGGAGAACTTAATTATCTGGGAGAAAAGGCTGCATGGAACGGGCCCGACGGAAAGGCCATCTATGCCAAAGGGGAAAGACGAAAGGAAATCCAGAAGAATTACGGCCTGGTATTCCAGAACTTCCACTTATTTCCCCATATGACGGTTTTAAAAAACATTACCGATGCGCCGGTTCATGTGCAGAAACGGGATAAGGAAGAGGTTTTTTCCGAGGCCATGAAACTTCTTAAAAAGATGGGACTGGAAGATAAGGCAGAAGCATATCCCTGCCAGCTTTCCGGAGGGCAGTGCCAGCGGGTAGCCATAGCAAGGGCACTTGCCCTCAATCCCAGGATCCTGTTTTTTGATGAACCGACTTCCGCTCTGGATCCGGAGCTTACGGGAGAGGTATTAAAGGTCATTAAATCCCTTGCAGACATGCATATCACAATGGTCATAGTGACTCATGAGATGGCCTTTGCCAGGGATATCTCAGACAGGATCATCTTTATGGCTGACGGCGTGATCGTAGAGGAGGGAACTCCGGAAGAGGTATTTTCCTCCAGCAATGAGCGGACCCAGAGCTTTCTTGGAAGGTATGGAGAGGGTTGA
- a CDS encoding amino acid ABC transporter permease: MALTKIFLQLAGGMWVSIQIFVVTLVFSLPLGLLVSFGRMSKNPVIQAIVKFYISVMRGTPLMLQLMVVYFGPYYLFGIKVGNGYRLWAAFIGFVINYAAYFAEIYRSGIQSMPVGQYEAAKLLGYTKTQTFFRIIFPQVVKRILPSVTNEVITLVKDTSLAFSISVLEMFAVAKALASSQTSLIPFVAAGLFYYIFNLIVAIGMEYIEKRLNYYQ, encoded by the coding sequence ATGGCTTTAACGAAGATATTTTTACAATTGGCAGGGGGAATGTGGGTCAGCATCCAGATATTTGTAGTGACGCTGGTCTTTTCTCTGCCCCTGGGACTTTTGGTATCCTTTGGAAGGATGTCTAAAAACCCTGTTATTCAGGCCATTGTTAAATTCTATATTTCAGTCATGAGGGGAACTCCATTGATGCTGCAGCTGATGGTGGTATATTTCGGACCATACTATTTATTCGGCATAAAGGTAGGGAACGGGTACCGCCTCTGGGCCGCATTTATTGGCTTTGTCATCAACTATGCAGCGTATTTTGCGGAAATATACCGGAGCGGGATCCAATCCATGCCGGTGGGACAGTATGAAGCGGCAAAGCTTTTAGGCTATACAAAGACCCAGACCTTTTTCCGTATCATATTTCCCCAGGTGGTGAAGCGGATCCTGCCGTCTGTGACCAATGAGGTCATTACTCTGGTCAAGGACACCTCCCTGGCTTTTTCTATCAGCGTTTTAGAGATGTTTGCAGTTGCTAAGGCTCTGGCCTCGTCCCAGACAAGCCTTATTCCTTTTGTGGCAGCAGGCCTGTTTTATTATATCTTTAACCTTATCGTGGCAATTGGGATGGAATACATAGAAAAGCGGTTGAACTATTATCAATAG
- a CDS encoding energy-coupling factor ABC transporter ATP-binding protein, translated as MDDILLQAENLSYSYGQGNQVLKKINFTVKKGEKIAVLGSNGAGKSTCFLNLNGVLRPESGQIRYRGKEIGKKDLNELRKNVGIVFQDADSQIIASTVFAEVSFGPVNLKLPKEEVRRRVETALDCMNLMPMKDRPPHYLSGGEKKRVSIADIIAMESEVVIFDEPTASLDPVNVEMLEGVLDKMNEMGKTLLISTHDVDFAYRFADRAVIFSGGRIIADGPVREVFEDDEVLNQANLKRPILLEVYNSLVRHRILEEGGGSPRDAGELEMLLQTQRN; from the coding sequence ATGGATGATATCCTTTTGCAAGCGGAAAACCTGTCTTATTCTTATGGGCAGGGAAACCAGGTGCTTAAGAAAATCAATTTTACCGTGAAAAAGGGAGAAAAAATAGCAGTTCTTGGTTCGAACGGAGCTGGGAAATCCACTTGTTTTCTCAATCTGAACGGCGTATTGCGGCCTGAATCCGGCCAGATCCGTTACCGCGGAAAGGAAATTGGGAAAAAGGATTTGAATGAACTGAGGAAAAATGTGGGGATCGTGTTTCAGGATGCGGATAGCCAGATCATTGCTTCCACGGTGTTTGCGGAGGTCTCCTTTGGACCGGTGAATTTAAAGCTTCCTAAGGAGGAAGTGAGAAGGCGGGTGGAGACGGCATTGGACTGTATGAATTTAATGCCCATGAAGGACCGGCCGCCCCACTATTTAAGCGGGGGAGAGAAAAAGCGTGTCAGCATAGCGGATATCATTGCTATGGAATCCGAGGTGGTCATATTTGACGAGCCTACGGCCTCTCTGGATCCGGTCAATGTGGAAATGTTAGAAGGTGTTCTGGATAAGATGAATGAAATGGGGAAAACTCTTTTGATTTCAACCCATGATGTGGATTTTGCCTACCGTTTTGCAGACCGGGCGGTGATTTTTTCCGGGGGGCGCATCATAGCCGACGGTCCGGTGAGGGAAGTGTTCGAGGATGATGAGGTATTAAATCAGGCCAATTTAAAAAGGCCCATCCTTTTGGAGGTTTATAACAGCCTGGTGAGGCACCGCATTTTAGAAGAAGGCGGGGGCTCTCCCAGAGATGCCGGAGAGCTGGAAATGCTCTTACAAACACAAAGAAATTGA
- a CDS encoding LacI family DNA-binding transcriptional regulator, producing the protein MIEEKRARRNAMKGFGMTMVTMEEVAKAAHVSRATVSRVLSNHPSITMETRSNVMYWVRKLGYEPNQVAQSLAGNRTNLIGVLFSDLSNPLYASLMTSIVHGAEIYGYNVILGDAQREKAREASIINGFKRRKVDGIIVRPIGTPNKKLYSGIGIPMVSLFKRTEKKNIIISSEEGGIQVARHFCELGHRNIGYIGPIRSLAGNNKLEGFRSELEKNGLKLKAVLECNQHETVENQRVYEIISQYFKDHDPEKVTAWFAHSDIAASDVIKALTEYGLEVPKDVIVCGYNNTLLARKMIPTLSSVASPIEEIAKSAVGMLLNGINGNMEEELIQLSPRLVIRESTSRELVQSAQIEI; encoded by the coding sequence ATGATAGAAGAAAAGCGGGCAAGAAGAAACGCAATGAAAGGATTTGGTATGACCATGGTTACAATGGAGGAAGTTGCCAAGGCTGCACACGTATCTCGTGCTACCGTATCAAGAGTATTATCGAATCATCCATCTATCACGATGGAAACCCGAAGCAATGTCATGTATTGGGTAAGAAAGCTGGGATATGAACCGAATCAGGTGGCGCAGAGCCTGGCAGGAAACAGGACCAATCTGATCGGTGTGTTATTTTCCGATTTATCCAATCCATTGTATGCCTCATTGATGACATCCATCGTACACGGGGCTGAAATATACGGGTATAATGTTATTCTCGGCGATGCGCAGAGAGAAAAGGCGAGGGAAGCCAGCATCATCAACGGATTTAAAAGGCGGAAGGTAGACGGGATTATTGTAAGACCGATCGGAACTCCTAATAAAAAATTATACAGCGGAATAGGCATTCCCATGGTCAGCCTTTTTAAGCGGACGGAAAAGAAGAATATTATCATCAGTTCAGAAGAAGGGGGCATTCAGGTAGCAAGGCATTTTTGCGAGCTTGGACATAGAAATATCGGTTATATAGGTCCCATAAGATCCCTGGCCGGAAATAACAAATTAGAAGGATTCCGTTCAGAGCTTGAAAAGAACGGGCTGAAATTAAAAGCTGTTCTTGAATGCAATCAGCATGAGACGGTGGAAAATCAAAGGGTCTATGAAATCATCAGCCAGTATTTTAAGGATCATGATCCCGAAAAAGTAACTGCCTGGTTTGCACACAGCGATATCGCTGCCAGTGATGTCATAAAGGCATTAACAGAATATGGCCTGGAGGTGCCGAAAGATGTGATTGTATGTGGTTATAACAATACGCTGTTGGCCAGAAAGATGATTCCAACGCTGTCTTCCGTGGCCTCGCCGATCGAAGAAATTGCAAAGAGTGCGGTAGGCATGCTGCTGAATGGAATAAATGGGAATATGGAAGAGGAATTGATTCAACTTTCTCCAAGGCTGGTAATACGTGAATCAACCTCCAGGGAACTTGTACAATCAGCACAAATAGAAATTTAA